The following are encoded in a window of Sinorhizobium sojae CCBAU 05684 genomic DNA:
- the cpdR1 gene encoding response regulator CpdR1: protein MTAKILLAEDDNDMRRFLVKALEKAGYKVQSYDNGASAYDRLREEPFSLLLTDIVMPEMDGIELARRATELDPDLKVMFITGFAAVALNPDSKAPKDAKVLSKPFHLRDLVNEVNKMLAA, encoded by the coding sequence ATGACTGCGAAAATCCTCCTTGCCGAAGACGACAACGACATGCGCCGCTTCCTCGTGAAGGCGTTGGAAAAGGCGGGCTACAAGGTCCAGTCCTACGACAACGGCGCCAGCGCCTATGACCGGCTTCGCGAAGAGCCCTTTTCGCTGCTCCTGACCGACATCGTCATGCCGGAAATGGACGGCATCGAACTTGCCCGCCGCGCCACCGAGCTCGATCCGGACCTCAAGGTCATGTTCATCACCGGCTTTGCCGCCGTGGCGTTGAACCCCGATTCGAAGGCTCCGAAGGACGCCAAGGTGCTTTCCAAGCCCTTCCACCTGCGCGATCTCGTCAACGAGGTCAACAAGATGCTGGCGGCCTGA
- the hisN gene encoding histidinol-phosphatase, with protein MLPDRSFFDRLADAAKAETMPRFRTDACVTNKLQGGFDPVTEADQSAEAAIRALIESAYPEHGILGEEHGNVGLDREHVWVIDPIDGTRAFISGLPVWGTLIGLYRNGEAIMGLMDQPFTGERYFADGERSVYRGPGGEKVLRTRDCGGLSDAVLFTTSPHLYTGEIKERFEALQSEVRLFRYGCDCYAFALLAAGHVDLVIECGLKPYDVGGLIPLIEQAGGIITDWQGGPAEMGGEVIAAGSREVHAQALEMLRSR; from the coding sequence ATGTTGCCCGACCGTTCCTTCTTCGATCGCCTCGCCGACGCCGCCAAGGCGGAAACCATGCCGCGCTTCCGCACCGACGCATGTGTGACCAACAAGCTCCAAGGTGGCTTCGATCCAGTCACGGAGGCTGATCAGTCGGCCGAGGCGGCGATCCGGGCGCTGATCGAAAGCGCATATCCCGAGCACGGAATCCTGGGCGAGGAGCACGGCAATGTCGGGCTCGATCGCGAGCATGTCTGGGTTATCGATCCGATCGACGGAACGCGCGCCTTCATCTCCGGCCTGCCGGTCTGGGGCACGCTGATCGGGCTCTATCGCAACGGCGAGGCGATCATGGGACTGATGGATCAGCCCTTCACCGGCGAGCGCTATTTCGCCGATGGCGAGAGATCGGTCTATCGCGGTCCGGGCGGTGAGAAGGTGCTGCGTACACGCGATTGCGGCGGGCTTTCGGATGCCGTTCTCTTCACCACCTCGCCGCATCTTTATACGGGCGAAATCAAGGAGCGCTTCGAGGCGCTGCAGTCGGAGGTCCGGCTCTTCCGCTATGGCTGCGATTGCTACGCATTTGCGCTGCTGGCTGCCGGCCATGTCGATCTCGTCATCGAATGCGGCCTGAAGCCCTATGACGTCGGCGGGCTCATCCCGCTGATCGAACAGGCCGGCGGCATCATCACCGATTGGCAGGGCGGACCGGCGGAAATGGGGGGAGAGGTCATCGCCGCCGGCAGCCGCGAGGTCCACGCGCAAGCGCTGGAGATGTTGCGCTCCCGCTGA
- a CDS encoding peroxiredoxin-like family protein, producing MEEYRRSEPLQPGDRAPNVVLDAITHEGKIAIDDFRGHKPVLVGLFRGLQCPFCRRQIATMGQLKAALNEKGIESLTVVNTPIERARLYFRYHPLPDLLAAADPERLSHRAFGLANPEFTEDEDDWPYKISMPTMMSMRVEMPGELPEPMDPAAASDYLQQSDGYEMTEDDNRMQAAAFGQLVGEFLLDRDGVVRWCFTEAVSEGRNMFRTPSPEEVMSAAAQVAH from the coding sequence ATGGAGGAATATCGTCGTTCCGAACCGTTGCAGCCCGGCGATCGGGCACCCAATGTCGTGCTGGATGCGATCACCCATGAGGGCAAGATCGCCATCGACGATTTTCGTGGACACAAGCCTGTCCTGGTGGGTCTCTTCAGGGGTCTGCAATGCCCCTTCTGCCGTAGGCAGATCGCGACAATGGGACAGCTCAAGGCCGCCCTGAACGAAAAGGGCATCGAGAGCCTGACGGTGGTGAACACCCCGATCGAGCGGGCGCGCCTCTACTTCCGGTACCATCCCTTGCCCGATCTGCTTGCTGCGGCCGATCCCGAGCGGCTTTCACACCGAGCCTTCGGTCTGGCCAACCCTGAGTTCACCGAAGACGAGGACGACTGGCCCTATAAGATCAGCATGCCGACAATGATGTCGATGCGGGTGGAGATGCCCGGCGAACTGCCGGAACCCATGGATCCTGCTGCCGCCTCCGACTATCTCCAGCAATCGGACGGCTACGAGATGACGGAGGACGACAACCGCATGCAGGCGGCCGCCTTCGGGCAACTCGTCGGCGAGTTCCTGCTCGACCGTGACGGCGTTGTGCGCTGGTGTTTCACGGAGGCGGTGTCGGAAGGCAGAAACATGTTTCGAACCCCGTCGCCCGAGGAGGTGATGTCGGCGGCAGCGCAGGTGGCACATTAG
- a CDS encoding N-formylglutamate amidohydrolase codes for MGEVGEWEMFEILEPATQRIPFVFNSPHSGRLYPQSFLDQSRLDAHSIRRSEDHFVDELFQSATFLGAPLLRAHFPRAFLDVNREPYELDPRMFDGALPPHANISSMRVAGGLGTVPRVVAENMEIYRGRFPVEEALTRVESIYKPYHATLRKLIARTHVQFGMAVLIDCHSMPGNVHLAASGQRPDFIIGDRYGTSAAAELSRMAVELLEQLGYAVTRNKPYAGGFITEHYGRPTRGLHALQIEINRSLYIDESTLIKKPGFSALATDLATFIGTFSRHVEDFAADLPLAAE; via the coding sequence ATGGGGGAAGTGGGTGAGTGGGAAATGTTCGAAATTCTGGAACCCGCGACCCAGCGGATTCCCTTCGTGTTCAACTCTCCCCATAGCGGCCGCCTCTATCCTCAGTCCTTTCTCGATCAATCGCGCCTCGACGCCCATTCGATCCGCCGTTCGGAAGACCATTTCGTCGACGAACTGTTTCAGAGCGCCACCTTCCTGGGGGCGCCGCTTCTGAGGGCGCATTTCCCGCGGGCTTTCCTCGACGTCAATCGCGAACCCTACGAACTCGATCCCCGCATGTTCGACGGCGCCCTGCCGCCGCATGCGAATATCAGCTCCATGCGCGTTGCCGGCGGGCTCGGCACCGTTCCGCGCGTGGTCGCCGAGAATATGGAGATATATCGTGGCCGTTTTCCGGTCGAGGAGGCGCTCACGCGCGTCGAGTCGATCTACAAGCCATACCACGCGACGCTTCGGAAGCTGATCGCCCGCACGCATGTGCAGTTCGGGATGGCGGTCCTCATCGATTGCCATTCCATGCCCGGCAACGTGCATCTTGCAGCGAGCGGGCAGCGGCCGGATTTCATCATCGGCGACCGCTACGGAACGAGTGCCGCCGCGGAATTGTCGCGCATGGCGGTGGAACTCCTGGAACAGCTTGGCTATGCGGTGACCCGCAATAAACCCTATGCCGGCGGCTTCATCACCGAGCATTACGGCCGCCCCACCCGCGGGCTGCACGCGCTGCAGATCGAGATCAATCGCTCTCTCTATATCGACGAGTCGACACTGATCAAAAAGCCTGGTTTCTCTGCATTGGCGACCGATCTCGCCACCTTCATCGGAACGTTTTCCCGACATGTCGAGGATTTTGCCGCCGATCTGCCGCTGGCGGCCGAGTAG